The Enoplosus armatus isolate fEnoArm2 chromosome 5, fEnoArm2.hap1, whole genome shotgun sequence genome contains the following window.
aaatctgaAGTATAACTACCTTAAAACTGTTCTTAAGAGTATTTGAGTAacgtacttagttactttccaccacaatAGACAgaatcatgctaacatgcatgtgtgtgtctgtgctgcaggtcCTGACAGAGACGTTTGACCCTGCAgtcagtatatatatagatcATATCTTTACCTCGTATGACACCGTGAACGACACACTGAGGCCCAGCAGGCACCAACACACAGCGTCTGACGACGTTCTACACTTCTGTCCTCCACAGTACAAAGGTCAGGCCTGATCTCgcctcacctcctcctgcacaAACGTGCTGActattctgtcttttctcttcctgacTTCCTCTTTTCTACCTGAAATGATTCCAGAAGCTTCAGAGAAACaagcagagcgagagaggagaggaaaaagaaagaaaaacaacagttgtAGTTACCAGAAGGTGATTCATGTCTGTGGCGGTGTGTGTCGAGCTGTGCTGCCTCGCTTCACCCTAACAAggacatacgcacacacacacacacacacacacacacacacacacacacacacacagtatcagtGTTTCTGAATCTCTGCCAAACTACGATCTGCTGTAGAGGCCAAACTGTGTGCGCTCGGCAACACgcaggaaacaaagacagtttTTATGATTGATAAAACTGTCATCTGTTAGTGGTCAAATtatatttcacattcattttcatgcactttttatttctgtgtattcttgttgtgtttttagtggGAAAACTGAAGGAAACCCAAAGCTACAAGTTGTCTTGGACAGTTTTTAAATGCACACTAGTGTTCCAAACACATTAATCTCATAAAAGGAGAAGAGATGTATTGTACCAGATTTAGCTACTAGTTTATTTCTATCTGCAGTCTCTGGGCGGGCAGCAGAAGTAGAAGAAGTAttcacatgttttattaaaggcaaggcaaggcagctttatttatatggcacaTTTCCAACACAGatgcaattcaaagtgctttacataggcaagaaaagagaaaagaaaagaataaaatgcaataaaagacataaaatgcaataaaagacataaaatgctgttacagtagagtgcagtaataTGTTGTAAAGTTGCCCCAAAAAGTACAGaaaccaatcaatcaaaggCAGAGGAGAACAACagagttttttattttgatttgaacGTGGCTGAAGTTGGGGTGCATTTGAGGTAATCAGGAAATTGGTTCCATCTGTGTGCAGCATAATAGCTAAAAGCAGCTTCACCCTGTTTGGTTCTGAATGATCAGCAGCACTTTGTTTGATTTAAGAACAGCAGTAATGTGCTCACTTCTCTTGGTTCTTGTTAGAACTCTGGCAGCAGCGTTCTGAATGAGCTGAAGTTGTCTAACAGTCTCTTCGGAAGACAAGAGGCCGTTACAATAGTCCACCCCGTTGGAAATAAAGGCATGAATGAGTCTCTCTGAATCTTTCAGCTCGTGAGACCTCTGAttcttgctgtttgtttgagaTGATAAAATGCTGATTTAGTTATCACCTTGATGTAGCTGCTGAAGCTCAAATCTGAGTCTGTTAAAACACCAAGATTTATAAGTTGGGTTTTTGTCTTTATAGCTCTAGAATTAAGTTGAGCAATAACATTAATTTTTTCCTCCTTGTTGCCAAATACTATGATATCTGTCTTGTCATTATTTAATTGAATGACATTTAATTGCATCCAACTATTTACTTACTGTAAGCATTGATGAGTGAGTCTAAGGGACCATAGTCACTTGGTGAAAGAGCTAAGTAAATCTGGCTGTCGTCTGCGTAGCTGTGATAAGCAACGTTATTGTCCCTGGGGGACTCTACAAGTCATGGTCAAAGTAGCAGTACTCCATGTTGAAATTACTCCAccacaaataaaagtcctgcattcaaaatcttacttaagtagaagtacagaCACATTAGCACTGATCTTATTTAGGCTTTGGTTATACAGACAATGTTAGCGGCATCAAtcgttgttggttttggtcttctcATGTGActaattcagttcagtttgtcaaAAATGTTCCCTCTGACAGCTGCCAGGTGTTTGCTTCCCCTAAAGATGTTCGCATGAAGGCACACATTTATTCACTTCCTATTTTTCTGAACTGTGGCAGAGTGAAGCTTTAACTGCagctcagtgcagcagcagtagctttCTGGTAAGTTTCTCAAATCTTTCCTCCAACTTGGACTAAAGTCTCGTAGTGTCACAGGAATAACAGCAGCCAGACAGGCTGGACTTCATTAATGTGATGATGTTTTAGTGCTGTCAGGGAGGGAGAATACTCGCTTTATTTAATTTCCCTTGAGAGatccatgtttttatgtgttgcTTAGTTTTACTTtgcttcatttcaaaacatgtttatCATTTGAAATATCAATGTGCTTTCTTGTTTCACCCttactcatttgtttttttcctttttttatcgCATTATGTGAAggagacacacaactacacactgactttatataaaagacacacaactacacactgactttatataaaagacacacaactacacactgactttatataaaagacacacaactacacactgactttatattagagacacacaactacacactgactatagaagacacacaactacacactgactttatataaaagacacaactacacactgaatttatataagagacacacaactacacactgactttatataagagacacacaactacacactgactttatattagagacacacaactacacactgactatagaagacacacaactacacactgactttatataaaagacacaactacacactgaatttatataagagacacacaactacaaactgactttatataaaagacacacaactacacactgactttatataaaagacacaactacaaactgactttatataagagacacacaactacacactgactttatattagagacacacaactacataCTGACTatataagacacacaactacacaccgactttatataagagacacacaactacacactgactatataagacacacaactacacaccgactttatataagacacacaactacacactgactttatataaaagacacacaactacacactgactttatataaaagacacacaactacacactgactttatataagagacacaactacacactgactttatataagacacacaactacacactgactttatataaaagacacacaactacacactgactttatataaaagacacacaactacacactgactttatataaaagacacacaactacacactgactttatataaaagacacacaactacacactgactttatataagacacacaactacacactgactttatataagacacacaactacacactgactttatataaaagacacacaactacacactgactttatataagacacacaactacacactgactttatataaaagacacacaactacacactgactttatataaaagacacacaactacacactgactttatataagacacacaactacacactgactttatataaaagacacacaactacacactgactttatataagagacacaactacacactgactttatataagacacacaactacacactgactttatataaaagacacacaactacacactgactttatataaaagacacacaactacacactgactttatataaaagacacacaactacacactgactttatataaaagacacacaactacacactgactttatataagacacacaactacacactgactttatataagacacacaactacacactgactttatataaaagacacacaactacacactgactttatataaaagacacacaactacacactgactttatataagagacacaactacacactgactttatataaaagacacacaactacacactgactttatataaaagacacacaactacacactgactatataagacacacaactacacaccgactttatataaaagacacacaattacacactgactttatataagacacacaactacacactgactttatataaaagacacacaactacacactgactttatataagagacacacaactacacactgactttatataaaagacacacaactacacactgactatataagacacacaactacacactgactttatataaaaagacagactactacacactgactttatataaaagacacacaactacacactgactttatataagacacacaactacacactgactatataagacacacaactacacactgactttatataagacacacaactacacactgactttatataaaagacacacaactacacactgactttatataagagacacacaACTGTCTACACTGACTatataagacacacaactacacactgactttatataaaagacacaactacacactgactttatataaaagacacacaactacacactgactatagaagacacacaactacacactgactttatataaaagacacaactacacactgaatttatataagagacacacaactacacactgactttatataagagacacacaactacacactgactttatattagagacacacaactacacactgactatagaagacacacaactacacactgactttatataaaagacacaactacacactgaatttatataagagacacacaactacaaactgactttatataaaagacacacaactacacactgactttatataaaagacacaactacaaactgactttatataagagacacacaactacacactgactttatattagagacacacaactacataCTGACTatataagacacacaactacacaccgactttatataagagacacacaactacacactgactatataagacacacaactacacaccgactttatataagacacacaactacacactgactttatataaaagacacacaactacacactgactttatataagacacacaactacacactgactttatataaaagacacacaactacacactgactatataagacacacaactacacactgactttatataaaaagacagactactacacactgactttatataaaagacatacaactacacactgactttatataagacacacaactacacactgactatataagacacacaactacacactgactttatataagacacacaactacatactgactttatataagagacacacaactacacactgactatagaagacacacaactacacactgactatagaagacacacaactacacactgactttatataaaaagacagactactacacactgactttatataagagacacacaactacacactgactttatataagacacacaactacatactgactttatataagagacacacaactacacactgactatagaagacacacaactacacactgactatatgagacacaactacacactgactttatataagagacacaactacacactgactttatataagagacacaactacacactgactttatagaagacacacaactacacactgactttatataagagacacacaactacacactgactttatagaactacacactgactttatataagagacacacaactacacactgactttatataagagacacacaactacacactgactttatataaaagacacaactacacactgactttatataagagacacacaactacagactgactttatataagacacacaactacacactgactttatataagacacacaactacacactgactatataagacacacaactacacactgactttatataagagacataactacacactgactttgtataagacacacaactacacactgactttgtacattttgaataaatgttaCTTGTCTGtcatgtgttatatatatatatatatatatatatatatatatatatattattgtttaattgATCCCTGTTTGGTGTTTGATCAGTGCACTTCGGATCatagagacagaggagatgtGGTGCTCGATGCTGCCCCTGCTGGTCTGTCTGAGTCCTGTAGTTctgttcctgctgcagctgcctggATACACCACAACACAGGAAGGACACGGAGAGGACTACAAATATGGCCACCAAGGCTCTGAGCTGCGCAACAAAAAGCCTTTCTGCTCCTGGAAATGTCTCATATTCACTCTGCAGTGGCCCGGAGGGTTCTGTCTGGtgagcttcatcatcatcatcaatactAATCATTAAGTCAGACATGAGAAGAAGAGATTCATTcagatattcattcattctggagTGAAAGAGATGACAGTTTAAAGGTCCTACAAGGTGTTTAAGCTGCTGTTAAAATGGCTGACAAGAGGGAGGCAGGAAGGAAAGGATGCAGGACAGAAATGAGGAGGTAGGttaggaaaggaggagggagtaAAGGACAGGGGTAGATAgtggaggaaaggagggggtAAGGAAATGGGAGGTGGGGAAGTAAGTATACTGATGTTCTCCTGCTCTGAGAAGGAAGAGGGAGTTTCCTTTAGTCCTCCTGGTGCTGTTGTGATCAGAAGCCGCAGATTAAACGGAGTTTTCTGATTCCTGCAGATTTTCAGTAACACAGCAGAGTCACAGTCGGACTCAAGTTCCTCAGTAGTAACACAGATGGCAGTGAGTGTGTTCatcttaataataatagtaatttattaataataaatacataaaacatttaagaaaaaagaagaaaagaaaataaattaaaacacagctgGATTTAGATTTGAAGAAAGAAGCAAGGAAGGACAAGAGGAGGTAGGAAAGGAAGAATGGAAAAGAGAAGATGCTGAATTTGATTCCTTTACGACGGCAGATTATGTCACTTCACAGGTTCGTCaacatcctgtctgtctctctgtctgtctgtctctctgtctgtctcccctgcAGTCTTTGAACAAAGAGACCCTCTGCAGGATTCCTCAGAGCGTCAACAACTGGACCATACATGGTCTGTGGTAAATATCCCACGCAGCCATCACGTGTTCACGTCTTCTCTCAGAGTCGACGTGATTCACATTCTGCTGGAAAGAAGCTAGAATTCAACATTAATCAAAGATGAAGCAGTAAAGAACAGCGCTCATCATAAAGTATCATGTCTCTGTCAGTGAAACTGTGACGTGTAGttctgttaataataataataataataacaataataatgcagCCATTCacatgtttaaataataaataaagttcatGATTTGGACTCAGGAGCTCTGAGACCTCCAGCAAATCCTCTGCTGGCTGAACACACTGAGATGAAGTTTCTTACAGAGCGATGAATGAGATGAGCTGAACCAAAGCCCGTCTGAAATGTTTTCCTGGAAGATGTCGACTGAATAGTTGTCATCCGTTCAAATCAAACAGCGTGGACAGATCGAGTGGCCGCTGACCTCCCCGCTGATCAGAAACACTCCCTTACAGAGTTTAACGGTTGCACTCGGTTCATCGTCACAGCCTGTGTTTCTGCCTGCAGGCCTCTTCGGGCGCAGAATTGCTGCAAATGCTGGCCGATGTTCCGCTCAGACGTCCAGGTGAGTCCCAGTCAGGATCAGCTCACCTGGTCACCTGACACGTCCTACAGCGGTGGACAGATATGATGTCACTTCTtaaagctgattggctgatgctCCCCGTCTTCCAGGAGCTGGAGGCCGAGCTGACTGAACACTGGCCGTCCTTGCTGACAGTAAAGTCCAGCTTCCACTTCTGGTAAATCAGCATCAAAacactattaaaaacacatcagtgagttGTTTTCGTTCATcaccacgaacacacacacacacacacacagtagtttatTTGAAACAGTCACCATGgactctgggaacttgtgatttGAAGGGTTGGCTGGCTTGTGCAGAGCAGTCGATGCACGGAGAAAGTAACTGCAGCCCTGATGTTaaacatgttgatgtgtgttgCTGTATATCAGCATCAACCTGTTCGTCTGTGTGtaacaggagagaggagtggcagaaacatggtgtgtgtgcagcgtgTGTTGAAGGTCTGAACTCTCCACTGAGATACTTCCACATGTGCCTCAAACTACGAGGACAGTTTGATATCCACAGGTTAGTTCACAGCACCGACTGACTGAGGAGGCTTTCACTCACTTTAAGACCACAACAAGTCCTCAGATATATTTCCCTCGTGGGGTTTTTGTTCAAAACATTTGATCGAATGAGACAAAGTTTAAtgtctgtgtttcctgcagaTTGCTGGAGGACGCTGGTATCACTCCGTCCTGTGAGCGACAGTACAAGGTAACAACCCACCGTTCAac
Protein-coding sequences here:
- the rnaset2l gene encoding ribonuclease T2-like — encoded protein: MVKSEALTAAQCSSSSFLLPGYTTTQEGHGEDYKYGHQGSELRNKKPFCSWKCLIFTLQWPGGFCLSLNKETLCRIPQSVNNWTIHGLWPLRAQNCCKCWPMFRSDVQELEAELTEHWPSLLTVKSSFHFWREEWQKHGVCAACVEGLNSPLRYFHMCLKLRGQFDIHRLLEDAGITPSCERQYKAVEVHRVLVPHLGDKHEIQCVTDDKDREVWIQVKIRLSRNITLGCEHHEAADGGSGWNPSPGHPCPPQVPFYYFPIDHQQPRRPCG